A part of SAR202 cluster bacterium genomic DNA contains:
- a CDS encoding dihydrodipicolinate synthase family protein yields the protein MNRAEAKKLLVGPIATVGTPFDKDYEVDYGRMAEMVRWWVANGLVRGRAVIKVAAAMGEGPQLSDTEWPLLLRTAVQAANGKATVYCGIHFKDTVRTIEDCRKALDLGADGVQINTPFINDSTQTDILRHYTDVSNAVKIPILVYTVPGYHNGAIDPDTIRKMTALESVVGIKWTPPKGEEYDQISDVAKSLNIIDNTTQPVRAHKLGARGFINWTCDIYPQFDLKVWDLLEAKNYAEAEAMWEPVYKPLREQIAKMMKYSGGQARMKKAMMAAMGNPIGSSRAPSAPATRQELAEVHRLLAGFGWPVTKAGSW from the coding sequence ATGAACCGCGCAGAGGCAAAGAAGCTGCTCGTGGGGCCGATAGCCACCGTCGGGACGCCCTTCGACAAAGACTACGAGGTGGACTACGGCCGCATGGCCGAGATGGTGAGGTGGTGGGTCGCGAACGGCCTGGTGCGAGGGCGCGCCGTCATTAAGGTAGCCGCCGCGATGGGCGAAGGTCCCCAGCTCAGCGACACAGAGTGGCCGCTGCTGCTCCGGACGGCCGTGCAGGCCGCGAACGGGAAGGCGACCGTGTACTGCGGCATTCATTTCAAAGACACCGTCCGCACGATCGAAGACTGCAGGAAGGCGCTGGACCTGGGCGCGGACGGCGTGCAGATAAACACGCCTTTCATCAACGACTCCACTCAGACAGACATCCTCCGCCACTACACGGATGTGTCAAACGCCGTGAAAATCCCCATCCTCGTCTACACGGTCCCGGGATACCATAACGGCGCCATAGACCCGGACACGATCCGCAAGATGACCGCCCTCGAAAGCGTCGTGGGCATCAAGTGGACGCCGCCGAAGGGCGAGGAGTACGACCAGATATCCGACGTGGCGAAATCTCTCAACATCATCGACAACACCACCCAGCCGGTCCGGGCGCACAAGCTGGGGGCGCGCGGGTTCATCAACTGGACGTGCGACATCTACCCTCAGTTCGACCTGAAGGTTTGGGACCTCCTGGAGGCGAAGAATTACGCCGAGGCCGAGGCGATGTGGGAGCCCGTCTACAAGCCGCTCCGCGAGCAGATAGCCAAGATGATGAAGTACTCCGGCGGCCAGGCGCGGATGAAAAAGGCAATGATGGCAGCGATGGGTAACCCCATCGGCTCCTCGCGCGCGCCGTCGGCTCCCGCCACGCGGCAAGAACTGGCAGAGGTGCACAGGCTGCTCGCCGGCTTCGGCTGGCCCGTGACGAAGGCCGGTAGTTGGTAG
- a CDS encoding Gfo/Idh/MocA family oxidoreductase codes for MTDTIRIGFVGAGKNTVKKHIPGFKVIKGVELVSVANRSKESGQKVAQEVGLKTVYEDPYELIASDDTDAICIGTWPYMHMPLVLAALESNKHVLTEARLAMNAEEARDMVEAQRFKPKLIAQVVPAPFTFRVDNAIKDLIAEGYFGDIYAVDCSISAYQPELSPGGFINREVPFAWRHDRDLSGMNIMLMGAWYECLMRWIGPASSVLAITRTHVKERKDPAGSRRVVTIPDHVEVIAEMYSGPTLHMRVSEVTGLGPSDIWIFGCNGTARIDMTTSKIYGGKRGTTAVAELPIDEKKAYKWRAEEEFINAIRGKEPILMNTFETGLLYMEFAEAVTRSAQRGEKIALPL; via the coding sequence ATGACAGACACGATTCGCATCGGCTTCGTCGGCGCAGGCAAGAACACCGTCAAGAAGCACATTCCGGGCTTCAAAGTGATCAAGGGCGTTGAGCTCGTGAGCGTCGCCAACCGCTCCAAGGAGTCCGGCCAGAAAGTGGCGCAGGAGGTCGGGCTCAAGACGGTGTACGAGGACCCTTATGAGCTTATCGCGTCGGACGACACCGACGCCATCTGCATAGGCACGTGGCCGTATATGCACATGCCGCTCGTGCTCGCGGCGCTGGAGTCCAACAAGCACGTCCTCACCGAGGCGCGCCTGGCGATGAACGCCGAGGAGGCGCGCGACATGGTTGAGGCGCAGCGCTTCAAGCCAAAACTCATAGCGCAGGTCGTCCCCGCGCCGTTCACCTTCCGGGTGGACAACGCGATCAAGGACCTCATCGCGGAAGGGTACTTCGGCGATATCTACGCGGTGGACTGCTCCATCTCGGCCTACCAGCCGGAGCTTTCCCCGGGCGGCTTCATTAACCGCGAGGTGCCGTTTGCGTGGCGGCACGACCGCGACCTCTCCGGCATGAACATCATGCTCATGGGCGCGTGGTACGAGTGCCTCATGCGATGGATCGGCCCGGCGTCCAGCGTGTTGGCGATCACGCGCACGCACGTTAAGGAGCGCAAGGACCCCGCTGGCTCGCGCCGCGTCGTTACGATCCCTGACCACGTGGAGGTCATCGCCGAGATGTACAGCGGCCCAACGCTGCATATGCGCGTCAGCGAGGTCACCGGCCTGGGCCCCAGCGACATCTGGATATTCGGCTGCAACGGCACTGCCCGCATCGACATGACGACGAGCAAGATTTACGGCGGCAAGCGCGGTACAACTGCGGTTGCCGAGCTGCCAATCGACGAGAAGAAGGCCTACAAGTGGCGCGCCGAGGAAGAGTTCATCAACGCCATCCGAGGCAAGGAGCCGATATTGATGAACACCTTCGAGACCGGCCTCCTTTACATGGAGTTCGCAGAGGCAGTGACACGGAGCGCCCAGAGGGGGGAGAAGATCGCGCTGCCTCTGTGA
- a CDS encoding dihydrodipicolinate synthase family protein, translated as MDRNELRRLIRGPIATVPTAFDKDFEVDLGRMAELTRWWVANGLVKGRTAIKVAAAMGEGPQLRDTEWPALLRTVVQASDGKAAVVAGLHYKDTKRCIEDAKRAQDLGAIGLQISPPVFNAPTDADNLRHFEALSNAIDIGILIYCRAGMPGGDIMPEIFKKMYDFEKVIGIKWGPPAGVPYEAIYELAGHFNIIDNRRQPVLNHKLGGCGFVQNSTDVHPEHSFKVWDLLEAKRYDEAQAEYNAVEKPLWDFYTRIRQTNGGQGRLKKAMMALLGRPMGVSRPPSLPLSPEETADLRKLLISFGWPVVA; from the coding sequence ATGGATAGAAACGAGCTTCGCCGGTTGATTCGCGGCCCGATAGCGACGGTGCCGACGGCCTTCGACAAGGACTTCGAGGTGGACCTGGGCCGCATGGCCGAGCTTACCCGCTGGTGGGTTGCGAACGGCCTGGTGAAGGGCCGCACCGCCATCAAGGTGGCCGCCGCCATGGGCGAAGGGCCGCAGCTTCGCGATACGGAGTGGCCCGCCCTGCTCCGCACCGTGGTGCAGGCCTCCGACGGGAAGGCGGCGGTTGTGGCCGGACTGCATTACAAGGACACCAAGCGCTGCATAGAAGACGCGAAGCGCGCGCAGGACCTGGGCGCGATCGGCCTGCAGATATCGCCGCCGGTATTCAATGCGCCCACGGATGCTGACAACCTTCGCCACTTTGAGGCACTTTCCAACGCGATCGATATCGGCATCCTGATCTACTGTCGCGCAGGGATGCCCGGCGGCGACATCATGCCGGAGATCTTCAAGAAGATGTACGACTTCGAGAAGGTTATCGGCATCAAGTGGGGGCCGCCCGCGGGCGTGCCTTACGAGGCGATTTACGAGCTGGCCGGCCACTTCAACATTATCGACAATCGCCGCCAGCCAGTGCTCAACCACAAGCTGGGCGGCTGCGGGTTCGTACAGAACAGCACTGACGTGCACCCCGAGCACAGCTTCAAGGTGTGGGACCTGCTGGAAGCGAAGCGGTACGACGAGGCGCAGGCGGAGTACAACGCCGTGGAAAAGCCGCTCTGGGACTTCTACACCCGCATCCGCCAGACGAACGGTGGTCAGGGCCGGCTCAAGAAAGCGATGATGGCGCTGCTGGGCAGGCCTATGGGAGTGTCGCGCCCGCCGTCGCTGCCGCTCAGCCCGGAGGAGACGGCGGACCTGCGCAAGCTGCTGATCAGCTTCGGCTGGCCGGTGGTGGCGTAG
- a CDS encoding dihydrodipicolinate synthase family protein, producing MNRNELKKLILGPIATVPTPFDSEYHVDYGRMYDLTKWWVANGVVKGRAVIKVAAAMGEGFMLRDDEWPALLRTVVNAADGKAAIVHGLHYKDTLRTIEDAKRAQDLGAIGLQISPPIMSHPTQDDILRHYEAISKAIDIGIMIYHTHWWPGGRIEVDTFMKMADFEQVVAIKWGVPKDMKYEDMTKFAHIFNVIENGPNPVRCHKLGGRGFINETLAAYQPHDLNVWDLLEAKKYDEAQALWDSVTIKLYDYYTRHSNWRSNGEARVVKGLMKIMGQDVGDSRPPTLPLDDAELADLRNLVKSWGWPVKG from the coding sequence ATGAACCGCAACGAACTAAAGAAGCTTATCCTCGGCCCCATCGCCACGGTGCCGACGCCGTTTGACTCCGAGTACCACGTGGACTATGGGCGGATGTACGACCTTACGAAGTGGTGGGTCGCCAACGGCGTGGTCAAGGGACGCGCAGTCATCAAGGTCGCCGCCGCCATGGGCGAGGGCTTTATGCTGCGCGACGACGAGTGGCCAGCGCTGCTACGCACCGTCGTGAACGCGGCGGACGGCAAGGCCGCAATTGTGCACGGCCTGCACTACAAGGACACGCTGCGGACCATCGAGGATGCCAAGCGCGCCCAGGACCTCGGCGCTATCGGCCTCCAGATCTCGCCGCCCATCATGAGCCACCCCACGCAGGACGACATCCTGCGGCACTACGAGGCAATCTCGAAGGCCATCGACATCGGCATCATGATCTACCATACGCACTGGTGGCCGGGCGGCCGCATCGAGGTCGATACGTTCATGAAGATGGCCGACTTCGAGCAGGTCGTCGCGATCAAGTGGGGCGTGCCCAAGGACATGAAGTACGAGGATATGACAAAGTTCGCGCATATCTTCAACGTAATCGAGAACGGCCCTAACCCCGTCCGCTGCCACAAGCTCGGCGGGCGCGGCTTCATCAACGAGACGCTTGCCGCTTACCAACCCCACGACCTCAATGTGTGGGACCTCCTGGAGGCGAAGAAGTACGACGAGGCCCAGGCGCTCTGGGACAGCGTGACGATCAAGCTCTACGACTACTACACCCGCCACTCCAACTGGCGATCCAACGGCGAGGCGCGCGTCGTGAAGGGGCTCATGAAGATCATGGGCCAGGACGTGGGCGACTCCCGCCCGCCGACGCTTCCGCTGGACGACGCGGAGCTGGCGGACCTGAGGAATCTGGTGAAGAGCTGGGGATGGCCGGTTAAAGGGTAG
- a CDS encoding aminotransferase class V-fold PLP-dependent enzyme codes for MLLTQNTTEGINIVMSGLPWEPGDEVITCDLEHVSITAPILLASLNRGVKLRVVQVSTDDTQLTIARKFAAAVTPSTRMVFISHVQYSSGLRMPVREIGRLARSRALWYLVDGAQAAGHIPVDARDIGCDAYAMPGQKWLLGPDGTGALYVRKEMALQIQSNAAGYESIEAFEFPAGHKLRTKDAAKFGASTTSAPLRAGYIEGLRFVTSFGIENVERRNLALAAGLRAQLLAIPGVTVTSRFEGPECTGLVTFTLNGMVPSDLVARLWGGHNILVRKVPYPAAVRVSCHFFNTEEEVGKLAWTVRKVAGA; via the coding sequence GTGCTCCTGACTCAGAACACCACCGAGGGCATCAACATCGTGATGTCCGGCCTGCCTTGGGAGCCCGGAGACGAGGTGATAACCTGCGACCTCGAGCACGTTTCAATCACCGCGCCGATTCTTCTTGCAAGCCTTAACCGCGGTGTAAAGCTGAGGGTGGTGCAGGTGTCGACGGACGATACTCAGCTGACCATAGCGCGGAAATTCGCGGCGGCGGTGACGCCCAGCACGCGAATGGTCTTCATCAGCCATGTCCAGTACTCCAGCGGTCTGCGAATGCCGGTAAGGGAGATCGGCAGGCTGGCCCGCTCGCGTGCGCTGTGGTACCTGGTGGACGGGGCGCAGGCGGCCGGGCACATTCCCGTGGACGCGCGCGACATCGGTTGCGACGCTTATGCGATGCCCGGCCAAAAGTGGCTGCTTGGGCCTGACGGTACGGGCGCGCTTTACGTCCGAAAAGAGATGGCCCTTCAGATACAGTCGAACGCCGCTGGCTACGAGTCGATTGAGGCGTTCGAGTTCCCGGCGGGCCACAAGCTCAGGACAAAGGACGCGGCCAAGTTCGGGGCAAGCACAACCAGCGCGCCGCTGCGGGCAGGTTACATCGAGGGACTGCGCTTCGTAACGTCGTTCGGCATCGAGAACGTCGAACGCCGCAACCTCGCGCTGGCGGCAGGGCTGCGGGCGCAGCTCCTCGCCATCCCAGGCGTGACCGTCACATCACGATTCGAAGGCCCGGAGTGCACGGGGCTCGTGACCTTCACCCTGAATGGGATGGTGCCTTCGGACCTGGTCGCCAGGCTCTGGGGCGGGCACAATATCCTCGTCCGCAAGGTGCCCTACCCCGCCGCCGTGCGGGTCTCCTGCCACTTCTTCAACACGGAAGAAGAGGTCGGCAAGCTGGCGTGGACCGTGCGCAAGGTGGCGGGGGCGTAG
- a CDS encoding dihydrodipicolinate synthase family protein, translated as MTQEEHKVITVAQAKQMMNGVVIPLATAFKDNGDLDIDTTQRNIQWIVDEGAKPGNTVFIACGSGGDFTVQTVEERKAVIKATAEIANRYRIPTFASVQSTDIRTTIDLCQHCEKVGIDIVQMSSAYYYDVKQEDYIAWVKEVSKHTKVGFAAYSHWYSGSKYDMTMEVAEKLMEIPNTVAVKWASPNLPNYIAGLKYFIPRAGVVNNGPLVTYGYMLGAKAWVSHVPNFYPQHSWKVHELLTAGKFQEADALHSAFEDPYWKLNMKILGQTSGEGVFVKPWMDAAGLKGGVSRLPSRTDTATPEIRKEMSKLLEKAKELVAKAK; from the coding sequence ATGACTCAGGAGGAGCACAAGGTGATTACAGTAGCTCAAGCGAAGCAGATGATGAACGGCGTCGTCATTCCCCTTGCGACGGCCTTCAAGGACAACGGCGACCTTGACATCGACACCACACAGAGGAACATCCAGTGGATCGTTGACGAGGGCGCCAAGCCGGGCAACACCGTGTTCATCGCCTGCGGATCGGGCGGGGACTTCACGGTGCAGACCGTTGAGGAGCGCAAGGCGGTCATCAAGGCGACAGCCGAGATCGCCAACCGGTATCGCATCCCCACATTCGCCAGCGTACAGAGCACGGATATCCGCACCACGATCGACCTCTGCCAGCACTGCGAGAAGGTCGGAATCGACATCGTGCAGATGAGCTCGGCGTACTACTACGACGTGAAGCAGGAAGACTACATCGCGTGGGTCAAGGAGGTCTCCAAGCACACGAAGGTGGGCTTCGCGGCCTACAGCCACTGGTACAGCGGCTCCAAGTACGACATGACGATGGAAGTGGCCGAGAAGCTGATGGAGATACCCAACACCGTCGCGGTGAAGTGGGCCTCCCCTAACCTGCCGAACTACATCGCCGGCCTGAAGTACTTCATCCCGCGCGCGGGCGTGGTCAACAACGGCCCGCTGGTCACCTACGGGTACATGCTGGGCGCGAAGGCGTGGGTCAGCCACGTTCCCAACTTCTACCCGCAGCACTCTTGGAAGGTGCACGAGCTGCTCACCGCCGGCAAGTTCCAGGAGGCCGACGCGCTGCACAGCGCCTTCGAGGACCCGTACTGGAAGCTCAACATGAAGATCCTCGGCCAGACCTCCGGCGAGGGTGTGTTCGTGAAGCCCTGGATGGACGCAGCGGGACTCAAGGGCGGCGTCTCCCGCCTGCCCTCGCGCACGGATACCGCCACGCCGGAAATCCGTAAGGAGATGTCCAAGCTGCTGGAGAAGGCGAAGGAGCTTGTGGCCAAGGCGAAGTAG